From a single Drosophila sulfurigaster albostrigata strain 15112-1811.04 chromosome 3, ASM2355843v2, whole genome shotgun sequence genomic region:
- the LOC133844907 gene encoding tyrosine--tRNA ligase, mitochondrial, producing MFALRVKLLRPLFSGCSYSKRTFSHRNLLELSDRGFFQSIFPDTAAPKMKNLFKTAPQSIYAGFDPTADSLHVGNLLVIMGLLHCQRAGHKPIALVGGATGLIGDPSGRKTERNQLGESVIETNLQAIEQQLRKVFKNHEDCLWDTKKYTSKLEPLTIVNNADWYANLSLIDFVANMGRHFRMGSMLSRSSVQSRLESEDGMSFTEFTYQIFQAYDWLHLLRKHNCSFQMGGSDQMGNLMTGHELISRVEPKREVFGMTLPIVTNEEGDKFGKSAGNAVWLDENKTSPFALYQFFMRMPDSEVEKLLKLFTFIPLPEVEQLMREHSKEPEKRKAQTLLAEDVTLLVHGENGLKQAERVTNALYKGNVDGLAELNVTEIKQTFQGATMVDILPEPGMSILELAMKAKCFPTETDAVRIINAGGFYVNQKRVQNIAEVITTGVHVLRNGVSLLRVGKRNFYIVRWQ from the exons ATGTTCGCCTTAAGAGTGAAACTATTGCGCCCGCTATTTAGCGGATGCAGTTACTCCAAGCGCACTTTTAGCCACAGAAACCTATTGGAGCTGTCTGATCGCGGCTTCTTTCAAAGCATTTTCCCAGACACTGCTGC TCCAAAGATGAAGAATCTATTTAAAACTGCGCCCCAGAGCATATATGCCGGATTCGATCCAACAGCGGACAGTTTACATGTTGGAAACTTGCTTGTGATTATGGGATTATTGCACTGCCAGCGCGCCGGGCACAAACCGATAGCTTTGGTTGGTGGAGCCACCGGGCTAATTGGAGATCCAAGTGGACGTAAAACGGAGCGCAATCAGCTAGGCGAATCTGTGATAGAAACAAACCTGCAAGCCatcgagcagcagctgcgaaAGGTGTTCAAAAATCATGAGGACTGTCTCTGggatacaaaaaaatacaccTCCAAGCTCGAGCCACTCAC AATTGTCAACAATGCAGATTGGTATGCGAATCTAAGTCTGATTGACTTTGTGGCCAACATGGGAAGACACTTTCGCATGGGATCGATGCTGTCGCGTTCCTCGGTTCAATCACGTCTGGAATCAGAGGATGGCATGAGCTTTACGGAGTTTACGTATCAGATCTTTCAGGCCTACGATTGGCTGCATTTGTTGCGCAAACACAACTGCTCATTTCAAATGGGCGGCTCCGATCAAATGGGCAATCTGATGACTGGTCACGAGTTGATAAGTCGCGTTGAACCCAAGCGCGAGGTCTTTGGAATGACACTTCCAATTGTTACCAACGAGGAGGGCGATAAGTTTGGCAAATCAGCAGGAAATGCTGTGTGGTTGGATGAAAATAAGACTTCACCGTTTGCATTGTATCAATTCTTTATGCGAATGCCAGATTCCGAAGTGGAGAAACTGCTAAAGTTGTTCACCTTTATTCCGCTGCCTGAGGTGGAGCAATTGATGCGAGAACACTCCAAGGAACCGGAGAAACGCAAGGCTCAAACACTTCTGGCGGAAGATGTCACTTTGCTTGTACATGGCG AGAACGGCTTAAAGCAAGCGGAACGAGTTACCAACGCTCTGTACAAGGGAAACGTCGATGGCCTCGCTGAGTTGAACGTGACGGAGATTAAGCAAACCTTTCAAGGTGCCACCATGGTAGACATACTTCCTGAGCCAGGCATGTCCATTCTGGAGTTGGCCATGAAGGCCAAGTGTTTTCCCACAGAAA CCGATGCCGTACGTATTATTAACGCTGGAGGTTTCTACGTTAACCAAAAGAGAGTGCAGAATATTGCAGAAGTTATTACGACTGGCGTCCATGTCCTACGTAATGGAGTTTCCCTATTGCGTGTGGGTAAACGCAACTTTTATATTGTTCGCTGGCAATAG
- the LOC133844909 gene encoding uncharacterized protein LOC133844909: MAGDGSGSDSGSDYEVELYIQPKRVRKTVNDDSADLLGNFDDEKRKEIFEGTYVDKDDVKNASDSDSSDAEDEDHPDENNEVDDTKQTEEKVADGSEGSADEEEESNADGHITTNQLNSLLRGASKLNRHVLYVTNLNFETTKDDLESHFAVAGAVKSIRIPKKRRGGFAFVEMEDLKSFQQGFRLHNTELQGRKIKVQISEAGKKKSANKKNIIKQKNRKLAEMRNEQKTFTKSGKFYDKDLKKEKAKDLLARKRRRKNPAPRGK; the protein is encoded by the coding sequence ATGGCCGGTGATGGGAGCGGGTCCGATTCTGGGAGTGACTATGAAGTGGAACTGTATATACAGCCGAAGAGAGTGAGGAAAACAGTAAACGATGATTCTGCCGATCTACTGGGGAACTTTGATGACGAGAAACGTAAAGAGATCTTTGAAGGCACATATGTGGACAAGGATGATGTCAAGAACGCCAGCGATTCTGACAGCAGTGACGCCGAGGACGAAGACCACCCGGATGAAAACAATGAGGTAGATGACACCAAACAAACGGAGGAAAAGGTTGCAGATGGCAGCGAAGGCTCTGCGGACGAGGAAGAAGAATCCAATGCTGATGGACACATAACCACTAATCAATTGAATAGTCTACTGCGTGGTGCCTCGAAATTAAACAGACACGTACTCTACGTTACAAATCTCAACTTTGAGACGACTAAGGACGACTTGGAGTCGCACTTTGCGGTTGCTGGTGCTGTGAAATCCATTAGAATACCCAAAAAGCGACGGGGCGGTTTTGCCTTTGTGGAGATGGAGGATCTGAAAAGTTTCCAACAAGGATTCCGCTTGCACAACACAGAATTGCAGGGGCGCAAAATCAAGGTTCAGATATCGGAGGCAGGCAAAAAGAAGTCtgcaaacaagaaaaacatcATAAAGCAAAAGAATCGCAAACTCGCGGAGATGCGCAACGAACAGAAGACATTCACAAAGAGTGGCAAATTCTACGACAAGGATTTGAAGAAAGAAAAGGCCAAAGATTTGCTCGCGCGCAAGCGTCGGCGTAAAAATCCAGCACCCagaggaaaataa
- the LOC133844904 gene encoding histone-lysine N-methyltransferase eggless isoform X1 gives MASVSTAAMDCAEETEETSIEQATTEVSEKSLAEAATGFLPQTDKNTTTELNLDEPMDAAHEDANIVDTTTDIDESKTKNDQNNTELKESNRIVAKAADGEEKDKCGPSEVTSLASSKEDTGSSIEKIDGNKPTETDLESSIEVISSPIPDDNNASKDTKDSSYDMDNSTTKEESTDEPKPIEVDLDSSIEMIDSPGSAPVLGKADTEETVSKKKEHVLDSDSSIEIISSPGKEAACESIDKDSITEMSEIKEKDDNQSKEKTALDAKVEQQPETVESKDIAKDIDDVKVKVVDDTSAQENILTVELEKTEKMEDEPIKDENKTEDKEDTLTTKDIDLPEDNEIYYKKDCLNCNCQKMHKQYVLASLAALNYYRVPRKAHKRQYICMSCHDTAMDVYEDYAGHLLAKQPLLLRDFKQDHAEYVALDSSDEEETEDAPKKAEFSANDLQLIENELEDAIKTVVSKVNLEDQMTWSKTILQSKTERMGRELELANEELSNLQHMADKMHFALYNHCQVVHKHMPPLDLYQNLSDYVQVPPAGEIERPPIQINETYYAVKNKAIASWVSVKVIEFTESTTVGGNLVKSYKIKYLNTPYQMVKTVTAKHLAYFEPPPVRLTIGTRVIAYFNGNTLTRGKEKDVVPSAFYPGIIAEPLKQANRFRYLIFYDDGYTQYVQHNDVRLVCMASERVWEDVHPGSRDFIQKYVEKYSVDRPMVQCMRGQNMNTESNGTWLYARVIDVDCSLVQMQFDDDKNHTEWIYRGSLRLGPVFKETQNALNSANAMQQHRLPRRTEPFIRYTKEMETSTRQVNQQMRAIARKSSSAPQNVNTSSTSAAASASANSASTRNTVRHLNNSTIYVDDENRPKGHVVFFTTKRNLPPKVYTHHECSPSCLFTVAYCLDSYSPLSKPLLCGWERLKFKQKTKTSIVYRGPCGKTLRNLAEVHIYLRATENVLNVENFDFTPELSCLAEYSIDPTIVKEADISKGQEKMAIPLVNYYDNSLPPPCTYAKQRIPTEGVHLNLDEEFLVGCDCEDDCSDKSKCSCWQLTVAGVRYCNPNKPIEEIGYQYKRLHEHVPTGIYECNSRCKCRKNCLNRVVQHSLEMKLQVFKTSNRGWGLRCVNDIPRGAFICIYAGHMLTETMANEGGLDAGDEYFADLDYIEVAEQLKEGYESEVDHSATEEEEDTYAPDPEDDDEFKPNKYYQPRKKDKMRASRNQSNQANELDSQERAVINFNPNADLDETVRENSVRRLFGKDEAPYIMDAKTTGNLGRYFNHSCAPNLFVQNVFVDTHDLRFPWVAFFSANYIRSGTELTWNYNYEVGVVPGKVLYCQCGASNCRIRLL, from the exons ATGGCCTCGgtgtcaacagcagcaatggaTTGTGCGGAGGAGACTGAAGAGACGTCAATTGAGCAGGCAACAACAGAAGTATCAGAAAAGTCGCTCGCGGAAGCAGCGACCGGCTTTTTGCCACAAACCGACAAAAATACAACCACTGAGCTGAATCTCGATGAGCCAATGGATGCGGCACATGAGGATGCAAATATTGTAGACACCACCACGGACATTGATGAatctaaaaccaaaaacgatCAAAATAATACAGAGTTGAAGGAATCCAATAGGATTGTGGCAAAAGCAGCAGATGGTGAGGAGAAAGATAAGTGCGGCCCTAGTGAGGTGACTTCACTGGCAAGTTCCAAGGAGGACACTGGCTCCTCTATAGAAAAAATTGATGGCAATAAACCAACTGAAACAGATTTGGAAAGCAGTATTGAAGTCATCAGCAGTCCTATTCCCGACGATAATAACGCTTCGAAGGATACTAAGGATTCCAGTTATGATATGGATAATAGCACTACAAAAGAAGAATCCACTGACGAGCCGAAACCGATTGAAGTTGATTTGGACAGTAGCATTGAGATGATTGATAGTCCAGGATCTGCACCGGTCTTAGGTAAAGCAGATACAGAAGAGACTgtttcaaaaaaaaaggaacacGTGCTCGACAGTGATAGCAGCATTGAAATCATTAGTAGTCCTGGCAAAGAAGCTGCTTGTGAGTCAATTGACAAAGATTCAATCACAGAAATGagtgaaattaaagaaaaagatGACAACCAATCAAAAGAGAAAACTGCACTCGATGCCAAAGTGGAGCAGCAGCCGGAAACAGTTGAATCCAAGGACATTGCCAAGGATATCGATGACGTAAAAGTGAAAGTCGTCGATGATACAAGTGCCCAAGAGAATATACTAACTGTAGAGCtcgaaaaaactgaaaaaatggAAGATGAGCCTATTAAAGATGAAAATAAGACGGAAGATAAAGAAGACACGCTGACAACAAAAGACATCGACCTTCCGGAGGATAACGAGATCTACTACAAAAAGGATTGCCTCAATTGCAACTGCCAGAAGATGCACAAGCAATATGTCCTAGCCAGCCTGGCAGCTCTGAACTACTACAGAGTGCCCAGAAAGGCACACAAACGACAATACATCTGCATGAGTTGCCACGACACGGCAATGGATGTTTATGAG GACTATGCCGGACACTTGTTGGCAAAGCAACCCTTGCTGCTGCGTGACTTTAAGCAAGATCATGCCGAGTATGTTGCACTGGACAGCAGTGATGAAGAGGAAACCGAAGATGCGCCGA AAAAAGCTGAATTTTCAGCTAACGATTTgcagttaattgaaaatgagttGGAAGATGCCATTAAAACGGTTGTGTCTAAGGTGAACTTGGAAGATCAAATGACTTGGTCGAAGACTATACTGCAATCAAAGACCGAGCGTATGGGCCGCGAACTGGAGTTGGCCAACGAAGAGCTGAGTAATCTACAGCATATGGCTGACAAAATGCACTTTGCTCTATACAATCACTGCCAAGTGGTGCATAAACATATGCCGCCACTTGATCTATATCAAAACCTGAGTGATTATGTG CAAGTGCCACCAGCCGGAGAGATAGAAAGGCCACCCATTCAAATCAATGAGACATATTACGCGGTTAAGAATAAGGCCATTGCCAGCTGGGTGTCGGTCAAAGTAATTGAATTTACGGAAAGCACAACAGTTGGCGGAAATTTAGTGAAAAGctacaaaatcaaatatctCAATACGCCATATCAAATGGTCAAAACAGTAACAGCCAAGCATTTGGCCTACTTTGAACCGCCTCCAGTGAGATTAACCAttg GCACTCGTGTGATAGCCTATTTTAATGGCAACACATTGACTCGTGGTAAGGAGAAAGATGTTGTACCCAGCGCTTTCTATCCAGGAATTATTGCTGAACCTTTGAAACAAGCAAATAGATTCAGATACTTGATCTTCTACGATGATGGCTATACACAGTATGTGCAGCACAATGATGTGCGTTTGGTGTGCATGGCATCGGAACGAGTGTGGGAGGATGTGCATCCTGGCTCGCGAgatttcatacaaaaatatgttgaaaagTATTCAGTGGATCGACCAATGGTGCAGTGCATGCGTGGCCAGAATATGAACACGGAATCGAATGGCACATGGTTGTATGCTCGCGTCATTGATGTAGATTGCAGTCTGGTGCAGATGCAGTTTGACGATGACAAGAACCACACGGAGTGGATCTATCGTGGATCCTTGCGTCTGGGTCCCGTCTTTAAGGAAACACAAAATGCATTGAATAGTGCCAACGCTATGCAACAGCATCGTTTGCCACGC CGAACTGAGCCATTTATTCGATACACCAAAGAAATGGAGACAAGCACTCGGCAGGTTAATCAGCAAATGCGTGCCATAGCACGAAAGAGCAGCTCTGCTCCACAAAACGTCAACACTTCGTCGACATCAGCggcggcatcggcatcggcaaaCTCAGCATCAACTAGGAACACAGTGCGCCATTTGAATAACTCCACCATCTATGTCGATGATGAGAATCGACCTAAGGGACATGTTGTGTTCTTTACAACAAAACGCAACCTACCACCCAAGGTGTACACTCATCACGAATGCTCGCCTTCCTGTTTATTCACTGTTGCATATTGTCTGGATAGCTACAGTCCATTGTCCAAGCCACTGCTTTGTGGCTGGGAGCGTTTGAAATTCAAACAGAAGACTAAAACTAGCATTGTCTATCGTGGTCCGTGTGGAAAGACTTTACGAAATTTGGCCGAGGTCCACATCTATTTACGAGCTACAGAAAATGTGCTAAATGTCGAAAACTTTGACTTTACGCCTGAATTGAGCTGCTTGGCAGAATATTCTATTGACCCGACAATAGTGAAGGAGGCTGATATCTCAAAGGGTCAAGAAAAAATGGCTATTCCATTAGTCAATTATTATGATAACTCGCTGCCTCCGCCATGTACTTACGCCAAACAGCGTATACCTACAGAGGGAGTGCACTTGAATTTGGACGAGGAGTTCCTAGTGGGCTGTGACTGTGAAGATGATTGCTCG GATAAATCAAAGTGTTCTTGCTGGCAGCTGACTGTCGCCGGCGTTAGGTACTGTAATCCCAACAAACCCATCGAGGAGATTGGCTATCAGTACAAGCGCCTGCACGAGCATGTGCCAACGGGAATCTATGAATGCAATTCGCGCTGCAAGTGCCGAAAGAACTGTTTGAATCGTGTGGTGCAGCATTCGCTGGAAATGAAGTTGCAGGTGTTTAAGACATCGAATCGTGGCTGGGGTTTGCGTTGCGTTAATGATATACCGCGAGGTGCCTTCATATGCATCTATGCGGGACACATGCTAACCGAAACGATGGCCAACGAGGGGGGACTAGATGCGGGAGATGAATATTTTGCAGATTTGGATTATATAGAGGTGGCCGAACAATTGAAGGAGGGCTACGAATCTGAAGTGGATCATTCAGCAacagaggaggaggaagataCCTATGCACCCGATCCTGAAGACGATGATGAGTTCAAGCCTAATAAGTATTACCAGCCGCGTAAGAAGGATAAAATGCGTGCTTCGCGCAATCAGTCAAATCAAGCTAATGAATTAGATTCGCAAGAGCGGGctgtaattaatttcaatccTAATGCAGATCTAGATGAAACAGTACGTGAAAATTCGGTGCGGCGGCTGTTTGGCAAAGACGAAGCGCCCTACATAATGGATGCCAAGACAACCGGTAACTTGGGACGCTACTTTAAT CATTCGTGTGCACCGAACTTGTTTGTCCAAAACGTATTCGTGGACACACATGATCTGCGTTTTCCATGGGTTGCATTCTTTTCGGCCAACTATATACGCTCTGGCACTGAACTGACATGGAACTACAACTACGAGGTGGGAGTGGTGCCTGGCAAGGTGTTGTACTGTCAATGCGGCGCCTCGAATTGTCGAATACGTTTACTTTAG
- the LOC133844904 gene encoding histone-lysine N-methyltransferase eggless isoform X2 has protein sequence MASVSTAAMDCAEETEETSIEQATTEVSEKSLAEAATGFLPQTDKNTTTELNLDEPMDAAHEDANIVDTTTDIDESKTKNDQNNTELKESNRIVAKAADGEEKDKCGPSEVTSLASSKEDTGSSIEKIDGNKPTETDLESSIEVISSPIPDDNNASKDTKDSSYDMDNSTTKEESTDEPKPIEVDLDSSIEMIDSPGSAPVLGKADTEETVSKKKEHVLDSDSSIEIISSPGKEAACESIDKDSITEMSEIKEKDDNQSKEKTALDAKVEQQPETVESKDIAKDIDDVKVKVVDDTSAQENILTVELEKTEKMEDEPIKDENKTEDKEDTLTTKDIDLPEDNEIYYKKDCLNCNCQKMHKQYVLASLAALNYYRVPRKAHKRQYICMSCHDTAMDVYEDYAGHLLAKQPLLLRDFKQDHAEYVALDSSDEEETEDAPKKAEFSANDLQLIENELEDAIKTVVSKVNLEDQMTWSKTILQSKTERMGRELELANEELSNLQHMADKMHFALYNHCQVVHKHMPPLDLYQNLSDYVQVPPAGEIERPPIQINETYYAVKNKAIASWVSVKVIEFTESTTVGGNLVKSYKIKYLNTPYQMVKTVTAKHLAYFEPPPVRLTIGTRVIAYFNGNTLTRGKEKDVVPSAFYPGIIAEPLKQANRFRYLIFYDDGYTQYVQHNDVRLVCMASERVWEDVHPGSRDFIQKYVEKYSVDRPMVQCMRGQNMNTESNGTWLYARVIDVDCSLVQMQFDDDKNHTEWIYRGSLRLGPVFKETQNALNSANAMQQHRLPRRTEPFIRYTKEMETSTRQVNQQMRAIARKSSSAPQNVNTSSTSAAASASANSASTRNTVRHLNNSTIYVDDENRPKGHVVFFTTKRNLPPKVYTHHECSPSCLFTVAYCLDSYSPLSKPLLCGWERLKFKQKTKTSIVYRGPCGKTLRNLAEVHIYLRATENVLNVENFDFTPELSCLAEYSIDPTIVKEADISKGQEKMAIPLVNYYDNSLPPPCTYAKQRIPTEGVHLNLDEEFLVGCDCEDDCSDKSKCSCWQLTVAGVRYCNPNKPIEEIGYQYKRLHEHVPTGIYECNSRCKCRKNCLNRVVQHSLEMKLQVFKTSNRGWGLRCVNDIPRGAFICIYAGHMLTETMANEGGLDAGDEYFADLDYIEVAEQLKEGYESEVDHSATEEEEDTYAPDPEDDDEFKPNKYYQPHLDETVRENSVRRLFGKDEAPYIMDAKTTGNLGRYFNHSCAPNLFVQNVFVDTHDLRFPWVAFFSANYIRSGTELTWNYNYEVGVVPGKVLYCQCGASNCRIRLL, from the exons ATGGCCTCGgtgtcaacagcagcaatggaTTGTGCGGAGGAGACTGAAGAGACGTCAATTGAGCAGGCAACAACAGAAGTATCAGAAAAGTCGCTCGCGGAAGCAGCGACCGGCTTTTTGCCACAAACCGACAAAAATACAACCACTGAGCTGAATCTCGATGAGCCAATGGATGCGGCACATGAGGATGCAAATATTGTAGACACCACCACGGACATTGATGAatctaaaaccaaaaacgatCAAAATAATACAGAGTTGAAGGAATCCAATAGGATTGTGGCAAAAGCAGCAGATGGTGAGGAGAAAGATAAGTGCGGCCCTAGTGAGGTGACTTCACTGGCAAGTTCCAAGGAGGACACTGGCTCCTCTATAGAAAAAATTGATGGCAATAAACCAACTGAAACAGATTTGGAAAGCAGTATTGAAGTCATCAGCAGTCCTATTCCCGACGATAATAACGCTTCGAAGGATACTAAGGATTCCAGTTATGATATGGATAATAGCACTACAAAAGAAGAATCCACTGACGAGCCGAAACCGATTGAAGTTGATTTGGACAGTAGCATTGAGATGATTGATAGTCCAGGATCTGCACCGGTCTTAGGTAAAGCAGATACAGAAGAGACTgtttcaaaaaaaaaggaacacGTGCTCGACAGTGATAGCAGCATTGAAATCATTAGTAGTCCTGGCAAAGAAGCTGCTTGTGAGTCAATTGACAAAGATTCAATCACAGAAATGagtgaaattaaagaaaaagatGACAACCAATCAAAAGAGAAAACTGCACTCGATGCCAAAGTGGAGCAGCAGCCGGAAACAGTTGAATCCAAGGACATTGCCAAGGATATCGATGACGTAAAAGTGAAAGTCGTCGATGATACAAGTGCCCAAGAGAATATACTAACTGTAGAGCtcgaaaaaactgaaaaaatggAAGATGAGCCTATTAAAGATGAAAATAAGACGGAAGATAAAGAAGACACGCTGACAACAAAAGACATCGACCTTCCGGAGGATAACGAGATCTACTACAAAAAGGATTGCCTCAATTGCAACTGCCAGAAGATGCACAAGCAATATGTCCTAGCCAGCCTGGCAGCTCTGAACTACTACAGAGTGCCCAGAAAGGCACACAAACGACAATACATCTGCATGAGTTGCCACGACACGGCAATGGATGTTTATGAG GACTATGCCGGACACTTGTTGGCAAAGCAACCCTTGCTGCTGCGTGACTTTAAGCAAGATCATGCCGAGTATGTTGCACTGGACAGCAGTGATGAAGAGGAAACCGAAGATGCGCCGA AAAAAGCTGAATTTTCAGCTAACGATTTgcagttaattgaaaatgagttGGAAGATGCCATTAAAACGGTTGTGTCTAAGGTGAACTTGGAAGATCAAATGACTTGGTCGAAGACTATACTGCAATCAAAGACCGAGCGTATGGGCCGCGAACTGGAGTTGGCCAACGAAGAGCTGAGTAATCTACAGCATATGGCTGACAAAATGCACTTTGCTCTATACAATCACTGCCAAGTGGTGCATAAACATATGCCGCCACTTGATCTATATCAAAACCTGAGTGATTATGTG CAAGTGCCACCAGCCGGAGAGATAGAAAGGCCACCCATTCAAATCAATGAGACATATTACGCGGTTAAGAATAAGGCCATTGCCAGCTGGGTGTCGGTCAAAGTAATTGAATTTACGGAAAGCACAACAGTTGGCGGAAATTTAGTGAAAAGctacaaaatcaaatatctCAATACGCCATATCAAATGGTCAAAACAGTAACAGCCAAGCATTTGGCCTACTTTGAACCGCCTCCAGTGAGATTAACCAttg GCACTCGTGTGATAGCCTATTTTAATGGCAACACATTGACTCGTGGTAAGGAGAAAGATGTTGTACCCAGCGCTTTCTATCCAGGAATTATTGCTGAACCTTTGAAACAAGCAAATAGATTCAGATACTTGATCTTCTACGATGATGGCTATACACAGTATGTGCAGCACAATGATGTGCGTTTGGTGTGCATGGCATCGGAACGAGTGTGGGAGGATGTGCATCCTGGCTCGCGAgatttcatacaaaaatatgttgaaaagTATTCAGTGGATCGACCAATGGTGCAGTGCATGCGTGGCCAGAATATGAACACGGAATCGAATGGCACATGGTTGTATGCTCGCGTCATTGATGTAGATTGCAGTCTGGTGCAGATGCAGTTTGACGATGACAAGAACCACACGGAGTGGATCTATCGTGGATCCTTGCGTCTGGGTCCCGTCTTTAAGGAAACACAAAATGCATTGAATAGTGCCAACGCTATGCAACAGCATCGTTTGCCACGC CGAACTGAGCCATTTATTCGATACACCAAAGAAATGGAGACAAGCACTCGGCAGGTTAATCAGCAAATGCGTGCCATAGCACGAAAGAGCAGCTCTGCTCCACAAAACGTCAACACTTCGTCGACATCAGCggcggcatcggcatcggcaaaCTCAGCATCAACTAGGAACACAGTGCGCCATTTGAATAACTCCACCATCTATGTCGATGATGAGAATCGACCTAAGGGACATGTTGTGTTCTTTACAACAAAACGCAACCTACCACCCAAGGTGTACACTCATCACGAATGCTCGCCTTCCTGTTTATTCACTGTTGCATATTGTCTGGATAGCTACAGTCCATTGTCCAAGCCACTGCTTTGTGGCTGGGAGCGTTTGAAATTCAAACAGAAGACTAAAACTAGCATTGTCTATCGTGGTCCGTGTGGAAAGACTTTACGAAATTTGGCCGAGGTCCACATCTATTTACGAGCTACAGAAAATGTGCTAAATGTCGAAAACTTTGACTTTACGCCTGAATTGAGCTGCTTGGCAGAATATTCTATTGACCCGACAATAGTGAAGGAGGCTGATATCTCAAAGGGTCAAGAAAAAATGGCTATTCCATTAGTCAATTATTATGATAACTCGCTGCCTCCGCCATGTACTTACGCCAAACAGCGTATACCTACAGAGGGAGTGCACTTGAATTTGGACGAGGAGTTCCTAGTGGGCTGTGACTGTGAAGATGATTGCTCG GATAAATCAAAGTGTTCTTGCTGGCAGCTGACTGTCGCCGGCGTTAGGTACTGTAATCCCAACAAACCCATCGAGGAGATTGGCTATCAGTACAAGCGCCTGCACGAGCATGTGCCAACGGGAATCTATGAATGCAATTCGCGCTGCAAGTGCCGAAAGAACTGTTTGAATCGTGTGGTGCAGCATTCGCTGGAAATGAAGTTGCAGGTGTTTAAGACATCGAATCGTGGCTGGGGTTTGCGTTGCGTTAATGATATACCGCGAGGTGCCTTCATATGCATCTATGCGGGACACATGCTAACCGAAACGATGGCCAACGAGGGGGGACTAGATGCGGGAGATGAATATTTTGCAGATTTGGATTATATAGAGGTGGCCGAACAATTGAAGGAGGGCTACGAATCTGAAGTGGATCATTCAGCAacagaggaggaggaagataCCTATGCACCCGATCCTGAAGACGATGATGAGTTCAAGCCTAATAAGTATTACCAGCCGC ATCTAGATGAAACAGTACGTGAAAATTCGGTGCGGCGGCTGTTTGGCAAAGACGAAGCGCCCTACATAATGGATGCCAAGACAACCGGTAACTTGGGACGCTACTTTAAT CATTCGTGTGCACCGAACTTGTTTGTCCAAAACGTATTCGTGGACACACATGATCTGCGTTTTCCATGGGTTGCATTCTTTTCGGCCAACTATATACGCTCTGGCACTGAACTGACATGGAACTACAACTACGAGGTGGGAGTGGTGCCTGGCAAGGTGTTGTACTGTCAATGCGGCGCCTCGAATTGTCGAATACGTTTACTTTAG
- the LOC133844910 gene encoding larval cuticle protein 9: MSSDIRFVASDYKSLAQLHISLVLFRSQITTNYLNMKFVIVLACLLAVACAVDERSAVTTEERVQVNPDGFNYNVETSNGIELNQQGKVDEHTNSVSGSYKYTAPDGSLVVVTYTADENGYKADVKV; the protein is encoded by the exons ATGTCATCAGATATCAGATTTGTAGCTAGTGACTATAAAAGCCTAGCGCAGTTGCATATCTCATTAGTTCTGTTTCGTTCTCAGATAACAACCAACTACCTCAACATGAAATTCGTG ATTGTTCTTGCTTGCCTTTTGGCCGTCGCCTGTGCTGTCGATGAGCGTTCAGCTGTTACCACTGAGGAGCGCGTCCAGGTTAATCCCGATGGTTTCAACTACAATGTTGAGACCTCCAACGGCATTGAACTGAACCAGCAAGGAAAGGTTGATGAGCACACAAACAGTGTCTCCGGCTCTTACAAATACACCGCTCCTGATGGCAGCCTCGTCGTGGTCACCTACACTGCCGATGAGAACGGTTACAAGGCCGACGTTAAGGTTTAA